The following are encoded in a window of Methanobrevibacter ruminantium M1 genomic DNA:
- the recJ gene encoding single-stranded-DNA-specific exonuclease RecJ — translation MIETLPPDMKQKYEEAKELIESSEDIKIYSHTDCDGISSGAILSTILKRIGKDYEIEIVNLDVLEDLEIEHELTIFSDLGSGQPVDKHAKKDSKILILDHHPPLREMDYPDSVEYTYLEINPMFHDIDGSQEICGGGLCYLLAKEFGYRDLSWIGVLAAIGDMQNTKTGKLQGMNKTILQDAKEEGLVSSDTDLSLYGRQTRPLFVALSYFSDVKLPITNNKNETIALLQRLGIPRRIKDESVPSGERATTLSDLNDAQKRALTSELIRMISNEIPPRYSIYVPKLVIADTYEFLAEEDGTFLRDASEFSTAMNACVRNNEEVVALKILEGNRAEALDALEIISKDHRGYLAENIQSIEDEHKIIQMKNLQYFDGSGIRSNVVGTIAGMVLSYGDWRKPMIAFTQVSDENQDLKISLRCSRLLAYDGIHFGNIIREVAQSLGGNGGGHNVACGAYIPKDKKDEFLNLMNEKLEGKLALED, via the coding sequence ATGATAGAAACATTACCACCAGACATGAAACAGAAATATGAAGAGGCAAAGGAACTTATAGAGTCCTCAGAAGACATTAAAATATATAGCCATACAGATTGTGATGGAATATCTTCAGGAGCCATCCTATCCACTATTTTAAAAAGAATAGGAAAAGACTATGAAATAGAGATAGTAAATCTTGATGTCTTGGAAGATTTGGAAATAGAACATGAACTAACCATCTTTTCAGACCTTGGATCAGGACAGCCTGTAGACAAACATGCCAAAAAAGATTCAAAAATACTGATATTGGATCACCACCCTCCACTTAGGGAAATGGACTATCCAGACAGTGTGGAATATACTTATCTCGAGATAAATCCAATGTTTCACGATATAGACGGTTCACAGGAAATCTGTGGAGGAGGACTATGCTATCTCCTTGCTAAGGAATTCGGCTATAGGGACCTCAGTTGGATAGGAGTTCTTGCTGCCATTGGAGATATGCAAAACACTAAAACCGGAAAGCTTCAAGGGATGAACAAAACAATTCTTCAAGATGCCAAAGAAGAAGGGCTAGTCAGCTCCGATACTGACCTGTCATTATATGGCAGACAAACAAGGCCCTTATTTGTAGCATTATCCTATTTCAGTGATGTTAAATTGCCTATTACCAACAATAAGAATGAAACAATTGCGCTTTTACAAAGATTAGGAATACCTAGAAGAATTAAAGATGAAAGCGTTCCTTCAGGAGAAAGGGCAACCACCCTCAGTGACTTGAATGACGCTCAAAAAAGGGCATTGACTAGCGAATTGATAAGGATGATATCAAACGAAATTCCTCCAAGATATAGCATTTATGTTCCTAAATTGGTAATAGCTGACACTTACGAATTCTTAGCCGAAGAAGACGGCACATTCCTAAGGGATGCATCTGAATTTTCCACTGCAATGAATGCATGCGTTAGAAATAATGAAGAGGTCGTTGCTTTAAAAATCCTAGAAGGAAATAGAGCTGAGGCATTAGATGCACTTGAAATCATTTCTAAAGACCATAGAGGTTATTTGGCCGAGAACATTCAAAGCATTGAGGATGAGCATAAGATTATTCAAATGAAAAACCTGCAATACTTTGACGGCTCAGGAATCAGAAGCAATGTAGTAGGTACAATTGCAGGAATGGTTCTTAGCTATGGAGATTGGAGAAAGCCCATGATTGCATTTACTCAAGTAAGTGATGAGAATCAAGATTTAAAAATATCTTTACGCTGCTCAAGACTTTTGGCATATGATGGAATTCACTTTGGAAACATTATAAGAGAAGTTGCACAAAGCTTAGGAGGAAATGGAGGAGGCCATAATGTTGCTTGTGGTGCATATATTCCTAAAGATAAAAAAGATGAATTTTTAAATTTGATGAATGAAAAACTAGAAGGAAAATTAGCTCTTGAAGACTAA
- a CDS encoding signal recognition particle subunit SRP19/SEC65 family protein: MKEVMIWPIYLDADKSLNEGRKISQEYAISEPRIKEIEKAAQKLKYKYTVEEDKSYPGEWYNKSGRIIIETDDSKKEILMNLSNSIKDIREARKNYKPTKKGKKGKK; this comes from the coding sequence ATGAAAGAAGTAATGATATGGCCAATTTATTTAGATGCAGACAAATCTCTAAATGAAGGCAGAAAGATATCACAGGAATATGCTATTTCAGAACCAAGAATAAAAGAGATTGAAAAGGCTGCTCAAAAATTAAAATACAAATATACTGTTGAAGAGGATAAGTCCTATCCTGGAGAATGGTATAATAAATCTGGAAGAATCATAATTGAAACTGATGATTCAAAAAAAGAAATTCTTATGAATTTGTCAAATAGCATTAAAGATATTAGAGAAGCTAGAAAGAACTATAAGCCTACTAAAAAAGGTAAAAAAGGAAAAAAATAG
- the hypE gene encoding hydrogenase expression/formation protein HypE encodes MKIGMSHGAGGEVMGNLISETILNNLSKKAVEGGLGLDALDDGATIPLGDYEIVFTTDGHTVNPLFFPGGDIGRISAAGTINDVSVMGAKPLAISNAMILQEGFPIEDLDKIIKSMSATCEEADVAVITGDTKVMEQDKLEGIVIVTTGIGIAKKGEVIKDSTLSVGDKIIISGSVGDHGMSLMSFREGFGFETELKSDVAPMWGIISKALEVGGVTAMKDPTRGGLANCINEMARKSGVGVLLQDEAIPVKQEVRAASEMLGIDPYEVANEGKVLMGVKAEKAEEILEAIKTDKYGADAAIIGEVIDDDKVLIETGIGGIRILETPIADPVPRVC; translated from the coding sequence ATGAAAATAGGTATGTCACATGGAGCTGGTGGAGAAGTTATGGGTAATCTAATTTCAGAAACCATTCTTAATAATTTATCAAAAAAAGCTGTTGAAGGAGGTTTAGGCCTAGATGCTTTAGATGACGGAGCAACTATACCTTTAGGCGATTATGAAATTGTATTTACAACTGATGGTCACACAGTAAATCCTTTATTCTTCCCTGGAGGAGATATTGGAAGAATTTCAGCAGCAGGAACCATTAATGATGTTTCAGTTATGGGCGCAAAGCCTTTAGCAATTTCCAATGCAATGATCTTGCAGGAAGGCTTTCCAATAGAGGATTTGGATAAAATCATCAAGTCCATGAGTGCCACTTGTGAGGAGGCTGATGTTGCAGTTATCACAGGAGACACTAAAGTCATGGAACAGGATAAGCTTGAAGGAATTGTCATTGTAACCACAGGTATTGGAATAGCAAAAAAAGGAGAGGTAATCAAGGATTCCACATTAAGCGTTGGAGATAAGATAATAATTTCCGGAAGTGTTGGTGACCATGGAATGAGTTTGATGTCCTTTAGAGAAGGCTTTGGATTTGAAACAGAGTTGAAATCTGATGTGGCTCCTATGTGGGGAATTATTTCAAAGGCTCTTGAAGTTGGAGGTGTCACTGCAATGAAAGACCCTACCCGTGGAGGTCTTGCAAATTGCATAAACGAGATGGCTCGCAAATCTGGTGTTGGAGTATTGCTTCAAGATGAAGCCATTCCAGTGAAGCAAGAAGTCAGAGCGGCATCTGAAATGTTAGGAATTGACCCTTATGAAGTTGCTAATGAAGGTAAGGTTTTAATGGGCGTAAAGGCTGAAAAGGCAGAGGAAATTCTAGAAGCCATTAAGACTGATAAGTATGGTGCCGATGCAGCTATCATTGGTGAGGTTATTGATGATGATAAGGTTTTAATTGAAACGGGAATTGGAGGCATAAGGATTTTAGAGACTCCTATTGCAGATCCGGTTCCAAGAGTATGTTAA
- a CDS encoding TIGR02253 family HAD-type hydrolase, with product MTKAVFFDIDDTLLDTSSFADLARHAAIESMCNNGLPLEPDEAYDLLKDIIKEKGSNYSKHFNILTKEVLGKEDPLLVAIGMTTYHNVKFALLRPFPRTSAILIYLKSNGYKLGAITNGITIKQWEKLVRLNLYHFFDIVITSEEVGVEKPDPEIYLEACRRMACDVKKSVMVGNKLDIDCMGAVNAGMSAILVNSTLDEEEKERVNNEDIDIIVLDSISDVDTVL from the coding sequence ATGACTAAAGCTGTGTTCTTTGATATAGATGATACTCTTTTAGACACTTCTAGCTTTGCAGATCTTGCAAGACATGCGGCTATTGAAAGTATGTGCAACAACGGTTTACCTTTAGAACCTGATGAAGCATATGACCTATTAAAAGATATTATTAAAGAAAAAGGTTCAAACTATTCAAAACACTTTAACATATTGACAAAAGAAGTTTTAGGTAAGGAAGATCCTCTTTTAGTGGCAATCGGCATGACCACTTACCATAACGTTAAATTTGCACTTTTAAGACCATTCCCTAGAACAAGTGCCATTTTAATCTACTTAAAAAGTAACGGCTATAAATTAGGGGCAATAACAAATGGAATCACAATAAAACAATGGGAGAAACTTGTCAGATTAAATTTATATCATTTCTTTGACATTGTAATTACATCAGAGGAAGTGGGAGTTGAAAAGCCAGACCCTGAAATCTATCTTGAAGCATGCAGAAGAATGGCATGTGATGTTAAAAAAAGTGTTATGGTAGGGAATAAACTAGATATTGATTGTATGGGTGCAGTTAATGCTGGAATGAGTGCAATACTTGTAAATTCCACTTTAGATGAAGAGGAAAAAGAAAGAGTTAATAATGAAGACATTGATATAATAGTTTTAGACAGCATTTCCGATGTTGATACTGTTTTATAA
- a CDS encoding RDD family protein — MDLFVKRIIAYILDFFVVSAFMWIFSYLAYFFINYLNMFQIYHYFIFILPILILVYFTFLEKNIGATVGKKLMFIEVKSTVAKRSRNGRNYNLTYGQAFIRSLSKIYWFPIIIDVILGKIAGKTRLLDGFSKTTVVEERVDRYLYY; from the coding sequence ATGGATTTATTTGTAAAAAGAATCATTGCTTACATTCTTGATTTCTTTGTAGTTTCAGCATTTATGTGGATTTTCTCATATTTAGCTTATTTCTTTATTAATTATTTAAATATGTTCCAAATCTACCATTATTTCATTTTTATACTTCCAATATTAATTTTAGTTTACTTTACATTCTTGGAAAAGAATATAGGGGCAACTGTTGGCAAGAAATTAATGTTTATAGAAGTGAAATCTACTGTTGCTAAAAGAAGTAGAAATGGAAGGAATTATAATTTAACTTATGGGCAAGCATTTATTAGATCTTTATCTAAAATCTACTGGTTCCCTATAATCATTGATGTGATTCTTGGTAAAATTGCTGGAAAAACCAGATTACTCGATGGATTTTCTAAAACCACTGTAGTTGAAGAAAGAGTAGACAGATATCTTTATTATTAA
- a CDS encoding 30S ribosomal protein S8e — MAICQGKSTRTPSGARRVANRGKRKSELGRESAETKLGDKNLRKIRTRGGNVKNRLARDNKINVVDAEGKAQTVEIFGVIENTANPNYVRRNIITKGAIVETAAGKAKVTSRPGQDGVINGVLIE, encoded by the coding sequence ATGGCAATTTGTCAAGGAAAATCAACTAGAACACCTTCTGGTGCTAGAAGAGTTGCAAATCGTGGAAAAAGAAAATCTGAATTAGGTAGAGAATCTGCAGAAACTAAATTAGGGGACAAAAATTTAAGAAAAATCAGAACCCGTGGTGGAAACGTAAAAAACAGATTAGCTAGAGACAATAAGATTAATGTAGTTGATGCAGAAGGTAAAGCTCAAACTGTAGAAATTTTCGGTGTAATCGAAAACACTGCTAACCCAAACTACGTAAGAAGGAACATCATTACTAAAGGTGCTATTGTAGAAACTGCAGCTGGAAAAGCTAAAGTTACTTCTAGACCTGGCCAAGATGGTGTTATTAACGGAGTTTTAATCGAATAA
- a CDS encoding DNA polymerase domain-containing protein: MPESPEQLAIEKEIQIQKDKFLNFFNGELPDTMELEFEGFYRRGFFVSKKRYAVIENEKIIAKGLELVRRDWAPIAKKTQEEILMAILKEGDVKKAEKIISKVLRKIKSGDIATKDLIIHTQITKNLDDYKQIGPHVIAAREIEAHGIKVGKGTIVQYIISKGKGSISQRAVPYEYSEGVEYDKEYYIENQLIPAVSRMMEPLGYDKNRLRELASTERQQSLDAFF, from the coding sequence ATGCCAGAATCCCCAGAGCAATTAGCTATTGAAAAAGAAATTCAAATCCAAAAGGACAAGTTTTTAAACTTCTTTAATGGAGAGTTACCAGATACAATGGAACTTGAATTTGAGGGATTCTACAGAAGAGGTTTTTTTGTAAGCAAAAAAAGATATGCAGTAATTGAAAATGAGAAAATCATAGCAAAAGGTTTAGAGCTTGTAAGAAGAGATTGGGCACCAATAGCTAAAAAAACCCAAGAGGAAATATTGATGGCCATCCTAAAAGAGGGGGATGTTAAAAAGGCTGAAAAGATCATTAGCAAAGTCCTTAGGAAAATCAAATCAGGAGACATTGCAACTAAAGATCTAATCATACATACCCAAATCACTAAAAATCTTGATGACTATAAGCAAATAGGACCTCATGTGATTGCTGCGCGTGAAATTGAAGCACATGGAATTAAAGTAGGTAAAGGAACAATTGTACAATATATAATCAGTAAAGGAAAAGGTTCTATTAGCCAAAGGGCAGTCCCTTATGAATATAGTGAAGGAGTTGAATATGATAAAGAATATTATATTGAAAATCAACTGATTCCAGCAGTTTCAAGAATGATGGAACCTTTAGGATATGATAAAAATAGATTGAGAGAATTGGCATCAACCGAAAGACAGCAAAGTTTAGATGCATTCTTTTAG
- a CDS encoding CRISPR-associated protein Cas4, whose translation MENKLIRQDTSDLDIVNHPEIKGLQIIEGKINFPISWLNQQGYCEYTLYLQYLKGIKTMPTQAMTTGTKEHLKLEEEFKQTATPSSFDDAFKESKEKEILSREMFVIDSEEGVRGFIDEIWMTPDEIVIIDDKPGNRAYPSSMNQVRAYCLAFKNMIGDDNRIIRGALRQRGTDNIFWSEIFDEKVEENILYLIHRMHGLFEGTKPFIPTKNGNKCRACRYQSYCEHKVDI comes from the coding sequence ATGGAAAATAAGCTTATAAGACAAGACACTAGCGATTTAGATATTGTAAATCATCCAGAGATTAAGGGTTTACAGATTATTGAAGGAAAAATAAATTTTCCAATCAGTTGGTTAAATCAGCAAGGGTACTGTGAATACACATTATATCTGCAATACCTAAAAGGCATTAAAACAATGCCAACTCAGGCTATGACCACAGGCACTAAGGAACATTTAAAGTTAGAGGAAGAATTTAAGCAAACTGCAACCCCATCAAGTTTTGATGATGCATTTAAGGAATCTAAGGAAAAGGAAATACTGTCTCGTGAAATGTTTGTTATAGATTCTGAAGAGGGGGTTCGAGGTTTTATTGATGAGATTTGGATGACTCCAGATGAGATTGTGATAATTGATGATAAACCGGGCAATAGGGCTTATCCATCATCTATGAATCAAGTTCGTGCATATTGTTTGGCCTTTAAAAACATGATTGGCGATGATAATCGTATAATCAGAGGCGCTTTAAGACAAAGAGGCACTGACAATATATTTTGGAGTGAAATCTTTGATGAGAAGGTTGAAGAGAATATATTATATTTAATTCACCGTATGCATGGTCTATTTGAAGGCACTAAACCTTTCATACCTACTAAAAATGGAAATAAATGTAGAGCATGCAGATATCAATCCTATTGTGAACACAAAGTTGATATTTAG
- a CDS encoding uroporphyrinogen-III synthase: MKKKIAITRPQERSKAAKEFIENYGSEAIIVPTLELKLENTESLKNLMEKSNELDWLIFTSVSSIESIFEFYPDFLDKLNPECKIATIGTKTAELGIKKGLPIDIIPKDYTAEGLLEEFERIDLNNKNVGVPRTFSARTILPEGLKNMGANVILAESYKSVIPEDTSKIEKLIQCILDEKIDGITFTSPLTVSNLFEIAKDEDKDNLVEKLSTTTLTVAIGPITGNILNQLGVNHIYPKRYTVKDMIDLMFRELNNRE, translated from the coding sequence ATGAAAAAGAAAATAGCAATCACAAGACCTCAAGAACGGTCAAAAGCCGCAAAGGAGTTTATAGAAAACTATGGATCCGAAGCAATCATAGTCCCAACACTTGAATTGAAACTGGAAAATACCGAATCACTAAAGAACCTGATGGAAAAATCCAATGAGCTAGACTGGTTGATATTTACATCAGTAAGTTCAATCGAATCAATCTTTGAATTCTATCCGGACTTCTTGGACAAGTTGAATCCAGAGTGTAAAATTGCAACCATAGGTACTAAAACTGCAGAACTTGGTATAAAAAAAGGACTCCCTATAGACATCATACCTAAAGATTATACTGCTGAAGGACTGCTTGAAGAATTTGAAAGAATCGACTTAAATAATAAAAATGTTGGCGTCCCTAGGACATTTTCTGCAAGGACTATTTTACCTGAAGGACTTAAAAATATGGGGGCAAATGTGATCTTGGCTGAAAGTTATAAATCAGTCATTCCAGAGGACACAAGCAAGATAGAAAAACTGATTCAATGCATCTTAGATGAAAAGATTGACGGAATCACATTTACAAGTCCTTTAACTGTATCAAACCTTTTTGAAATAGCTAAAGATGAAGATAAGGATAATCTAGTTGAAAAGTTATCTACAACAACCCTTACTGTAGCTATTGGACCAATTACAGGTAATATATTGAACCAATTAGGAGTAAATCACATCTATCCAAAAAGGTATACTGTAAAAGACATGATTGACTTGATGTTTAGGGAGTTAAACAATAGGGAATAA
- a CDS encoding DUF7839 domain-containing protein translates to MEILQKRGALTHFQILGEISKQEPNLKQKDLAERLGITIQAVSENIKTLTELEYITSKDGRAPYKITQKGIAKVKKDAIILRKYTDSVLETMTYYKSTWPAIAKEDLKEGDEVGLYMENGRLYASINAQTSAYADVILDTKKGFDVALTNLKGTIEIKDSKILIVTLPPIKDGGSRSADLDLVKGIYEGNYENYGLSSIDKVAAIGTTSHAVANNLGIPIDIEFGVSEASQSAVRKGLNVMILSIGDMSKNISKDLEDANIQYQVIDAKKSVKTA, encoded by the coding sequence ATGGAGATTTTACAAAAAAGAGGAGCTTTAACTCATTTTCAAATATTAGGTGAAATATCTAAGCAAGAACCAAACTTAAAACAAAAAGATTTGGCTGAACGTTTAGGAATTACTATCCAAGCAGTTTCCGAAAACATAAAAACATTAACCGAACTTGAATACATTACTTCAAAAGACGGAAGAGCACCATATAAAATAACTCAAAAAGGAATTGCAAAGGTTAAAAAAGATGCAATCATCCTTAGAAAATATACTGACAGTGTTCTTGAAACCATGACATATTATAAATCCACTTGGCCTGCAATTGCAAAAGAAGACTTGAAAGAAGGAGACGAAGTAGGTTTATATATGGAAAATGGAAGATTATATGCATCAATAAACGCCCAAACTTCAGCATATGCAGATGTGATATTAGACACTAAAAAAGGCTTTGATGTTGCTCTAACAAATCTCAAAGGAACAATTGAAATCAAAGACAGCAAGATTTTAATAGTCACATTGCCTCCAATCAAAGATGGAGGATCACGTTCTGCTGATTTGGACTTGGTTAAAGGAATCTATGAAGGAAACTATGAAAATTATGGATTAAGTTCCATTGATAAGGTTGCAGCAATCGGCACCACTTCACATGCAGTAGCCAATAATTTAGGCATTCCAATAGACATTGAATTTGGAGTAAGCGAAGCTTCCCAATCTGCAGTTAGAAAAGGACTTAATGTTATGATTCTTTCCATTGGAGACATGAGCAAGAATATTAGTAAAGATTTAGAGGATGCTAATATTCAATATCAAGTCATAGATGCTAAGAAGTCTGTAAAAACTGCCTAA
- a CDS encoding B12-binding domain-containing radical SAM protein produces the protein MKILFLNLPYEFNISRASRWPEKTKSGTLYYPYWLAYCVGVCEREGYDCKLVDCITKAYTTEDTVEEVKNYQPDYIMAEITTPTCAYDYTVINAIKEAYPKAKILIGGTHATILPDAVLKECLGIDYLLRQEYDYTVGELISSDDVASVKGVSYRVNSDGVDIASLGINLLTEPVDFEVRHTEDREPLEDLDSLPYVSKVYQKYLNFDDYAYAFAQKPMIQIVSSRGCPNQCNFCSYPSTMGGRIYRTRSVTDLADEFEYILKELPEIKEIFIEDDTFTVNQPRVIEFCDEIIKRGLKPIWSCNTRVDLTYETMKKMKDAGCRLLVCGYESGNQDVLNETKKGITLEQSRAFAENARKLDIKVFGCFMIGLTGDSLETIDETYKFAQSVYPDMCFFQQAVPFPGTGFYDWAKENGYLITEDYSKWLNEDRYLNCLVDYPYADHKEIEKLRDSLMSKYYFSFAYIVKTFLANLDWVEFKRVMRGGTQYITFRLKKALNKSDNLD, from the coding sequence ATGAAAATTCTATTCTTAAACTTACCATATGAATTCAATATAAGCAGGGCTAGCAGATGGCCTGAAAAGACCAAATCAGGTACCTTATATTATCCTTACTGGCTTGCATACTGTGTTGGGGTATGCGAACGTGAGGGATACGACTGCAAATTGGTTGATTGCATTACAAAGGCATATACAACCGAAGATACAGTTGAAGAGGTTAAAAACTACCAACCTGATTATATCATGGCTGAAATAACAACCCCTACTTGCGCTTATGATTATACAGTTATAAATGCCATTAAAGAGGCTTATCCTAAGGCAAAAATACTTATTGGAGGAACTCATGCAACAATATTGCCTGATGCAGTCTTAAAAGAGTGTTTAGGCATCGATTATCTTCTTCGCCAAGAGTATGACTATACTGTAGGGGAGCTTATATCCTCTGATGATGTTGCATCAGTGAAGGGAGTCTCCTATAGGGTAAACTCTGATGGTGTGGACATCGCATCTTTAGGTATCAATCTATTGACTGAACCAGTTGACTTTGAAGTAAGGCATACCGAAGACAGAGAGCCTCTTGAGGACTTGGATAGCCTTCCATATGTTTCAAAGGTTTACCAGAAGTATCTAAACTTCGATGACTATGCATATGCCTTCGCTCAAAAGCCAATGATTCAGATTGTATCATCAAGGGGATGCCCTAACCAGTGCAATTTCTGCAGCTATCCATCTACAATGGGCGGAAGAATTTATAGGACAAGATCAGTCACTGACCTTGCAGATGAGTTTGAATACATCTTGAAGGAGCTTCCAGAGATTAAGGAAATCTTTATTGAGGATGACACATTCACTGTTAATCAGCCAAGGGTTATTGAGTTTTGTGATGAGATTATAAAAAGAGGCCTAAAGCCTATCTGGTCCTGCAATACAAGGGTTGACTTAACCTATGAGACAATGAAAAAGATGAAGGATGCCGGTTGCAGATTACTTGTTTGCGGATATGAGTCTGGTAATCAGGACGTTTTAAATGAGACTAAAAAGGGAATAACCCTTGAACAGTCAAGAGCATTTGCAGAGAATGCCAGAAAGTTAGACATTAAAGTATTTGGCTGCTTTATGATAGGGTTGACTGGTGACAGCCTTGAGACAATCGATGAGACTTATAAGTTTGCTCAATCTGTTTATCCGGACATGTGCTTCTTCCAGCAAGCGGTACCATTCCCAGGTACTGGATTTTATGATTGGGCTAAAGAGAATGGCTATCTCATTACAGAGGACTATTCCAAATGGCTGAATGAGGATCGGTATCTTAATTGTCTGGTGGACTATCCTTATGCAGATCATAAGGAGATAGAGAAGTTAAGAGACAGTCTTATGAGCAAGTATTATTTCTCATTTGCATATATTGTAAAGACTTTCTTAGCTAACCTTGATTGGGTTGAATTCAAGAGAGTCATGCGAGGAGGAACTCAGTATATTACTTTTAGACTTAAAAAAGCTTTAAATAAGTCTGATAATTTGGATTAA
- a CDS encoding glycosyltransferase family 2 protein, with amino-acid sequence MPVYNGEKYLPLTLDSVINQTIGIENLEIIIADDCSTDNTAKIIQEYKERINSDTGKETIKSISLEENKGGAFGPRNLALNYVNGEYLMFIDSDDTYPKDACEILLNKIEEYGCDIAFGRYLRHYPEENFIRKSYTPYIDTLDEPYLSYLDDLVKGSNFKGIVGSLWKNIFSKFFYGSSIDMNKFNSKESDNSHPKELDKNYKNNKEIFIRNIKDENKEEIAILKILPSFWTKIYRSELISKNNINFPECVSAEDLNFLLEAYFKSENGILFLNDKIVYNYFMRLEVVDKSVTKNINFRLVYDSIKAYRLSSELCDNFNIKNKDLFLNPYLLNWISLWLSRKNTKEENKIFLEEFDKLDKTKKYGLKYKLILKTTKLLLKIKS; translated from the coding sequence ATACCTGTTTACAATGGAGAGAAATATCTTCCACTAACTTTAGATTCAGTAATCAATCAGACAATTGGAATTGAAAATCTGGAAATCATTATAGCGGATGACTGTTCAACAGACAACACTGCTAAAATCATTCAAGAATATAAGGAAAGGATAAATTCGGATACTGGAAAGGAAACTATAAAATCCATATCTCTTGAAGAAAACAAAGGAGGAGCATTCGGTCCCCGCAATCTTGCATTGAATTATGTGAATGGAGAATATCTGATGTTTATTGATTCAGATGACACATATCCAAAAGACGCTTGTGAGATTCTCTTAAATAAAATAGAGGAATATGGATGCGACATTGCCTTTGGAAGATATCTTAGGCATTATCCGGAAGAGAATTTCATAAGAAAATCCTACACTCCCTATATCGACACCCTTGATGAACCATATCTTAGCTATTTAGATGATTTAGTAAAGGGATCCAACTTTAAGGGAATAGTAGGGAGCCTTTGGAAAAACATATTCAGCAAGTTCTTCTATGGTAGCTCCATAGATATGAATAAGTTCAATTCAAAGGAATCTGATAATTCCCACCCAAAGGAACTGGATAAAAATTATAAAAATAATAAAGAGATATTCATAAGAAATATTAAGGATGAAAATAAAGAGGAAATAGCTATCTTAAAGATTTTACCTTCATTTTGGACTAAAATCTATAGAAGCGAACTTATAAGCAAAAACAATATCAATTTCCCCGAATGTGTCTCTGCAGAGGATTTGAACTTTCTATTGGAAGCATACTTTAAAAGCGAAAATGGAATTTTGTTTTTGAATGACAAGATTGTCTATAATTATTTTATGCGTTTAGAGGTTGTAGATAAGTCAGTTACAAAAAATATCAATTTCAGATTGGTTTATGATTCAATTAAAGCATATAGATTGTCTTCAGAGCTTTGTGACAATTTCAATATAAAGAATAAGGACCTGTTCCTAAACCCTTATCTATTAAACTGGATAAGCTTATGGCTAAGCAGAAAAAATACAAAAGAGGAAAATAAGATATTTTTAGAGGAATTTGATAAGTTAGATAAGACTAAAAAGTATGGTTTGAAGTATAAATTGATTTTAAAGACCACAAAATTATTATTAAAAATAAAATCATAA